A window from Myripristis murdjan chromosome 11, fMyrMur1.1, whole genome shotgun sequence encodes these proteins:
- the chd4a gene encoding chromodomain-helicase-DNA-binding protein 4a: MSGSEDDRDDFGAPEDRLMHDDEEEEISENETPKVKKKKKAKKSRESKSSKRRSRREELAISSPEPMDVGGVEETEDGGPGQRSDSEGSDYTPGRKKKKRASSGKDKKRSSAGAERSAAASSSASKRKDPEPEEEEEDDDDDSSEPKTSSQLLDDWGMEDIDHVFTEEDYRSLTNYKAFSQYVRPLIAAKNPKIAVSKMMMVLGAKWREFSTNNPLRGAAAANAALATANVPAAVDTMVSEVAPATVAAPASVEPTPPPAPPLRKAKTKEGKGPNARKKSKPAPKPQEKKNNAKTKKVAPLKIKLGGFNSKRKRSSSEEDEPDVDSDFDDGSMNSVSVSEGSNSRSSRSKKKLSKSKPKKKKEAEDGDGYETDHQDYCEVCQQGGEIILCDTCPRAYHMVCLDPDMEKAPEGTWSCPHCEKEGIQWEAREEGSDAEEDNGEAGEPEEDDHHMEFCRVCKDGGELLCCDSCPSSYHIHCLNPPLPEIPNGEWICPRCTCPPMKGKVQKILTWRWGDPPAPTPVPRPPDLPADAPDPAPLAGRPEREFFAKWSNMSYWHCSWVTELQLELHCQVMFRNYQRKNDMDEPPPIDFGGEGEEDKSSKRKNKDPLYAQMEEKYYRFGIKMEWLMIHRILNHSVDRKNNVHYLIKWRELPYDQATWESEDMEIPEFDTYKMQYWNHRELMMGDDGKPGKKMKVKGKVRRLDRPPDIPTVDPTIKFERQPEYLDSTGGTLHPYQLEGLNWLRFSWAQGTDTILADEMGLGKTVQTAVFLYSLYKEGHSKGPFLVSAPLSTIINWEREFEMWAPDMYVVTYVGDKDSRAVIRENEFSFEDNAIRGGKKASRMKKDSSVKFHVLLTSYELITIDMAVLGSIDWACLVVDEAHRLKNNQSKFFRVLNNYPLQHKLLLTGTPLQNNLEELFHLLNFLTPERFSNLEGFLEEFADIAKEDQIKKLHDMLGPHMLRRLKADVFKHMPSKTELIVRVELSPMQKKYYKFILTRNFEALNTRGGGNQVSLLNVVMDLKKCCNHPYLFPVAAMEAPKMPNGMYDGSALTKAAGKLLLLQKMLRKLKEGGHRVLIFSQMTKMLDLLEDFLENEGYKYERIDGGITGSMRQEAIDRFNAPGAQQFAFLLSTRAGGLGINLATADTVIIYDSDWNPHNDIQAFSRAHRIGQNKKVMIYRFVTKASVEERITQVAKKKMMLTHLVVRPGLGSKTGSMSKQELDDILKFGTEELFKDEGEGENKEEDSSVIHYDDKAIDRLLDRNQDATEDTEIQSMNEYLSSFKVAQYVVKDEEEAEEEVQREIIKQEESVDPDYWEKLLRHHYEQQQEDLARNLGKGKRIRKQVNYNDGSQEDRADWQDDQSDGQSDYSVASEEGDEDFDERTEANSRRPNRKGLRNDKDKPLPPLLARVGGNIEVLGFNSRQRKAFLNAVMRYGMPPQDAFTTQWLVRDLRGKSEKEFKAYVSLFMRHLCEPGADGAETFADGVPREGLSRQHVLTRIGVMSLIRKKVQEFEHVNGQWSMPWMAELEENKKAAAQPDSPGKTPSTGTPADTQPNTPAPVDDSTKSEEVAKDGEKEVKKEAEGEKESKEASKTNDEVIAIPDDDEKSPPAEQEKKEEKNGEEPMETDKPTNGEAETPKEKEGEKEKEKETEGESAEKSAEGGEESKTPAAEAKTEGSEVKAEESEAKVEEKKEEKTEKMDTTPPAAEEKKEQKEEKEAVKPEEGAKLQNGDSSKEGGASAGAAAGGGASEEKKKAKTRFMFNIADGGFTELHSLWQNEERAATVTKKTNEIWHRRHDYWLLAGIIQHGYARWQDIQNDVKYAILNEPFKGEMNRGNFLEIKNKFLARRFKLLEQALVIEEQLRRAAYLNMSEDPSHPSMALNTRFSEVECLAESHQHLSKESMSGNKPANAVLHKVLKQLEELLSDMKADVTRLPATIARIPPVAVRLQMSERNILSRLASRGPETQTQQMSQQ; this comes from the exons AtgacgaggaagaggagatcTCGGAGAATGAAACTCCcaaggtgaagaagaagaaaaaggccAAGAAGAGCCGAGAGAGCAAGAGCAGCAAGAGGCGTTCCCGCAGAGAG GAGTTGGCCATCAGCTCCCCAGAGCCCATGGATGTTGGCGGGGTGGAGGAGACCGAGGACGGCGGCCCGGGTCAGCGCTCGGACAGCGAGGGCAGCGACTACACTCCAGGacgcaagaagaagaagagagccaGCAGCGGCAAGGACAAAAAGAGGAGCAGTGCCGGAGCTGAGCGGAGCGCCGCCGCCTCCTCTTCGGCCTCCAAGAGGAAAGACCCGGAGcccgaggaagaggaggaggatgacgatgatgacagctcg GAGCCCAAGACCTCGTCCCAGCTGCTGGATGACTGGGGCATGGAGGACATCGACCACGTCTTCACTGAGGAAGACTACCGCTCTCTTACCAACTACAAGGCCTTCAGCCAATATGTCAG GCCTCTAATAGCAGCCAAGAACCCCAAAATCGCCGTGTCCAAGATGATGATGGTCCTGGGGGCCAAGTGGCGCGAGTTCAGCACCAACAACCCGCTGAGGGGCGCCGCTGCTGCAAACGCCGCCCTCGCTACTGCCAACGTGCCGGCTGCCGTCGACACCATGGTGTCCGAGGTGGCTCCGGCCACTGTGGCTGCCCCGGCTTCCGTTGAGCCCACCCCACCTCCAGCACCGCCGCTCCGCAAGGCCAAGACCAAGGAAGGCAAAG GTCCCAATGCCCGCAAGAAGTCCAAACCGGCGCCCAAACCtcaggagaagaagaacaacgCCAAGACCAAGAAAGTTGCTCCGCTCAAAATCAAACTGGGAGGCTTCAACAGCAAGAGGAAACGCTCATCG agtgAGGAGGACGAGCCTGACGTGGACAGTGACTTCGACGACGGCAGCATGAACAGTGTGTCCGTGTCGGAGGGATCCAACAGCCGCAGCAGCCGCTCCAAGAAGAAGCTGTCCAAGAGCAAacccaagaagaagaaag AGGCGGAGGACGGCGACGGCTACGAGACCGACCACCAGGATTACTGCGAGGTCTGCCAGCAGGGCGGTGAGATCATCCTGTGTGACACGTGCCCCCGCGCCTACCACATGGTCTGCCTGGACCCCGACATGGAGAAGGCCCCCGAGGGCACCTGGAGCTGCCCACACTGT GAGAAGGAGGGCATCCAGTGGGAAGCGAGGGAGGAGGGCTCCGACGCCGAGGAGGACAACGGGGAGGCGGGCGAGCCGGAGGAGGACGACCACCACATGGAGTTCTGCCGGGTGTGCAAGGACGGaggagagctgctgtgctgcgACTCCTGCCCGTCCTCCTACCACATCCACTGCCTGAACCCGCCGCTGCCAGAGATCCCCAACGGAGAGTGGATCTGCCCCCGCTGCACG TGTCCGCCCATGAAGGGGAAGGTACAGAAGATCCTGACATGGCGGTGGGGCGACCCCCCTGCCCCCACGCCGGTGCCCCGCCCCCCAGATCTGCCGGCTGACGCTCCCGACCCCGCCCCGCTGGCAGGGCGGCCCGAGAGGGAATTCTTCGCCAAGTGGTCCAACATGTCGTACTGGCACTGCTCCTGGGTCACCGAGCTGCAG TTGGAGCTGCACTGCCAGGTGATGTTCAGGAACTACCAGAGGAAGAACGACATGGACGAGCCTCCGCCCATCGACTTTGGTGGCGAGGGCGAGGAGGACAAGAGCTCCAAGAGGAAGAACAAGGACCCGCTGTACGCCCAGATGGAGGAGAAGTACTACCGCTTCGGCATCAAGATGGAGTGGCTGATGATCCACCGCATCCTCAACCacag TGTGGACAGGAAGAACAACGTGCACTACCTGATCAAGTGGCGGGAGCTGCCGTACGACCAGGCCACCTGGGAGTCGGAGGACATGGAGATCCCGGAGTTCGACACCTATAAGATGCAGTACTGGAACCACAG ggagCTGATGATGGGCGACGATGGTAAACCAGGAAAGAAGATGAAAGTCAAAGGAAAGGTGAGGAGGCTGGACCGGCCTCCTGATATCCCCACGGTCGAT CCGACCATCAAGTTTGAGCGTCAGCCAGAGTACTTGGACAGCACAGGCGGGACGCTGCACCCCTACCAGCTGGAGGGGCTCAACTGGCTGCGCTTCTCCTGGGCGCAGGGCACCGACACCATCCTGGCCGATGAGATGGGTCTGGGCAAGACCGTGCAGACCGCCGTCTTCCTCTACTCGCTCTACAAAGAG GGTCACTCGAAGGGTCCGTTCCTGGTCAGTGCGCCGCTCTCCACCATCATCAACTGGGAGAGAGAGTTTGAGATGTGGGCGCCCGACATGTACGTGGTGACCTACGTCGGCGACAAGGACAGCCGAGCCGTCATCAGAGAGAACGAGTTCTCCTTCGAGGACAACGCCATCCGAGGAGGGAAGAAGGCCTCCAGGATGAAG AAAGACTCGTCGGTGAAGTTCCACGTCCTGCTGACCTCCTACGAGCTCATCACCATCGACATGGCTGTGCTCGGCTCCATTGACTGGGCCTGCTTGGTGGTGGACGAGGCCCACAGGCTGAAGAACAACCAGTCCAag tTTTTCCGGGTGTTGAACAACTATCCTCTGCAGCACAAGCTGCTACTGACCGGCACACCCCTGCAGAACAACCTGGAGGAGCTTTTCCACCTGCTCAACTTCCTCACGCCCGAGAGGTTCAG taACCTGGAGGGCTTCCTGGAGGAGTTTGCCGACATTGCTAAGGAGGACCAGATCAAGAAGCTTCACGACATGCTGGGGCCTCACATGCTGAGGAGGCTGAAGGCTGACGTCTTCAAACACATGCCCTCCAAGACCGAGCTCATCGTCCGAGTGGAGCTCAGCCCCATGCAGAA GAAATACTACAAGTTCATCCTGACGCGAAACTTTGAAGCGCTGAACACCAGAGGAGGAGGCAACCAGGTCTCGCTGCTCAACGTCGTCATGGACCTCAAGAAATGCTGCAACCACCCCTACCTCTTCCCCGTGGCTGCTATG GAAGCTCCAAAGATGCCCAATGGGATGTACGACGGCAGCGCTCTCACAAAGGCTGCTGGGAAACTACTGTTGCTGCAGAAGATGCTGAGGAAGCTGAAGGAGGGAGGACACAGAGTCCTCATTTTCTCTCAG aTGACCAAGATGTTGGACCTGCTGGAGGACTTCCTGGAGAACGAGGGCTACAAGTACGAGCGGATTGACGGAGGAATCACCGGCAGCATGAGACAGGAAGCCATCGACCGCTTCAACG ctcccggcgctcagcaGTTTGCCTTCCTGCTGTCGACGAGGGCCGGAGGTCTGGGCATCAACCTGGCCACCGCCGACACCGTCATCATCTACGACTCCGACTGGAACCCTCACAACGACATCCAG GCCTTCAGCAGAGCTCATCGTATCGGTCAGAACAAGAAGGTGATGATCTACCGCTTCGTCACCAAGGCCTCCGTGGAGGAGAGGATTACTCAG GTCGCTAAGAAGAAGATGATGCTGACCCACTTGGTGGTCCGTCCCGGTCTGGGATCCAAAACGGGCTCCATGTCCAAACAGGAGCTGGACGACATCCTCAAGTTCGGAACGGAGGAGCTGTTCAAGGATgagggagagg GCGAGaacaaggaggaggacagcagcgTTATTCACTACGACGACAAGGCCATCGACCGTCTGCTGGACAGGAACCAGGACGCCACCGAGGACACGGAGATCCAGAGCATGAACGAGTACCTCAGCTCCTTCAAGGTGGCTCAGTACGTGGtgaaggacgaggaggaggcG gaggaggaggtgcagcggGAGATCATCAAGCAGGAGGAGAGCGTGGACCCGGACTACTGGGAGAAGCTGCTGCGTCATCACTacgagcagcagcaggaggatcTGGCCCGCAACCTGGGCAAAGGCAAACGCATCCGAAAGCAGGTCAACTACAACGACGGCTCGCAGGAGGACAGGG CTGATTGGCAGGATGACCAGTCCGACGGCCAATCAGATTACTCTGTGGCGTCTGAGGAGGGAGACGAGGACTTCGATGAGCGGACAGAAG CCAACTCCCGCAGGCCGAACAGGAAGGGCCTGAGAAATGACAAGGACAAACCGCTGCCCCCCCTGCTGGCCAGGGTGGGAGGCAACATCGAG GTGTTGGGTTTCAACTCCCGGCAGAGGAAGGCCTTCCTGAACGCGGTGATGCGTTACGGGATGCCGCCTCAAGACGCTTTCACCACCCAGTGGCTGGTCCGAGACCTGCGAGGGAAATCTGAGAAAGAGTTTAA gGCCTACGTTTCTCTGTTCATGCGGCATCTGTGTGAACCCGGGGCCGACGGGGCGGAGACCTTCGCCGACGGCGTTCCCAGAGAAGGGTTGTCACGGCAACACGTCCTCACCCGCATCGGTGTCATGTCGCTCATCCGTAAGAAG GTTCAGGAGTTCGAACACGTGAACGGTCAGTGGTCGATGCCCTGGATGGCcgagctggaggagaacaagaaGGCTGCAGCTCAGCCCGACTCGCCCGGAAAAACCCCGTCCACCGGCACGCCTGCCGACACCCAGCCCAACACGCCCGCACccg TTGACGACTCCACAAAGAGCGAGGAGGTGGCGAAggacggagagaaagaggtgaagaaggaggcggagggagagaaggagagcaaggAGGCCAGCAAGACCAACGACGAG GTGATCGCCATCCCAGACGACGACGAGAAGAGCCCGCCAGCGGagcaggagaagaaggaggagaagaacgGCGAGGAGCCGATGGAGACGGACAAACCCACCAACGGAGAGGCGGAGACCCccaaggagaaggagggagagaaagagaaggagaaggagacggAGGGGGAGAGCGCCGAGAAGAGCgccgagggaggagaggagagcaagacGCCGGCAGCAGAGGCCAAGACggaagggtcagaggtcaaagcaGAAGAGTCGGAGGCCAAAG tagaggagaagaaagaagagaagacgGAAAAGATGGACACCACTCCTCCTGctgcagaagaaaagaaag aacaaaaggaggagaaggaggcggTGAAGCCGGAGGAGGGCGCCAAACTGCAGAACGGAGACAGCAGCAAGGAGGGCGGAGCCTCAGCGGGCGCGGCCGCAGGGGGAGGAGCCAgcgaggagaagaagaaggccaAGACCAGGTTCATGTTCAACATCGCTGATGGAGGATTCACAG agctcCACTCTTTGTGGCAGAACGAGGAGCGTGCTGCCACGGTTACCAAGAAGACCAATGAGATCTGGCACCGTCGCCATGACTACTGGCTGCTGGCTGGCATCATACA ACACGGCTACGCCCGCTGGCAGGACATCCAGAACGACGTCAAGTACGCCATCCTCAACGAGCCTTTCAAGGGAGAGATGAACCGAGGCAACTTCCTGGAGATCAAGAACAAGTTCCTCGCCAGGAGGTTCAAG ctgctggagcagGCCTTAGTGATTGAGGAGCAGTTGCGTCGCGCCGCCTACCTCAACATGTCCGAggacccctcccacccctccatGGCCCTGAACACCCGCTTCAGCGAGGTGGAGTGTCTGGCCGAGTCGCACCAGCACCTCAGCAAGGAGTCCATGTCTGGAAACAAGCCGGCCAACGCCGTCCTGCACAAAG tgctgaagcagctggaggagctgctgagtgaCATGAAGGCTGACGTCACTCGCCTCCCGGCAACCATCGCCCGGATACCGCCAGTCGCCGTGcggctgcagatgtcagagagAAACATCCTGAGCCGACTGGCCAGCCGAGGgccagagacacagacacaacag ATGTCACAACAGTAG